Within the Pseudobythopirellula maris genome, the region CTCGTTGGCCGTCGAGGCTTCTCGCGATGTAAGCGAAGTCAGGCATCGGTTAGGGGGTAGAGCAAGGGAAAGTAGTAAGGAGAGTTTGACTCGAACGCCGTCGTGCGGTTCCGCCCCCGAAAGCTCTCCTGCTCTCCTTTCTAGTTTCTCCTGCTCTAGATCCGGTCTCCCTTGGTCACACGCAGCACCTCGTCGACGGTTGTGATGCCAAGCAGCACCTTCTCCCAAGCGTCTTGGCGCAGGGTCCGCATGCCGTCCTTCAAGGCGGCGGTGCGGATCTCCCACGAGCTCGCCCGGTCGTGGGCCAGCTGGCGGACCGCGTCGGTGGTGGCGCAAAGCTCAAAAATCCCCTGCCGGCCGGCGAAGCCGATCTCGCGGCATTTGCGGCACCCCATGGGCTGGTACAGCAGGCCGCCGCCCGCCTTGTAATCGTCCCACGGAAAGTCCGCCGGCAGGTCTTCTTGTTTGGGTTCGTACGGCTGACGGCAATCTTGGCATAGCCTGCGCACTAATCGCTGGGCCATGACGGCCTCGATCGTGCTGGCCACGAGGAACGGCTCGATGCCCATATCGACCAGCCGGGTGTAAGCGCTGGGGGCGTCGTTCGTGTGCAGCGTGCTGAACACCATGTGGCCGGTGAGCGACGCCTGGATGGCGTTCTCGGCGGTCTCGTGGTCGCGGATCTCGCCCACCAGCACCACGTCCGGGTCGTGCCGCAAGATCGACCGCAGCGAGGCGGCGAACGTCAGCCCGATCTTCGAGTGGACCTGGATCTGGTTGATGCCGGGCAGCTGGTATTCAACCGGGTCCTCGGCCGTGATGATCTTGGTCGTCTCGCTGCGGATCTCAGTGAGCGCGCTGTAGAGCGTGGTCGTTTTGCCCGAGCCGGTCGGCCCGGTCACGAGCACGATGCCGTGCGGCGCCCGGATCAGCTCGCTGAACTTCTCGTAGCTGCGGTCGCCCATGCCGAGGGCCTGGAGCGAGAAGTTCATCCGCCCCTTGTCTAAGAGACGCATGACGATCCCCTCGCCGTGCAACATGGGGATGACCGACATGCGGACGTCGACCTCGCGGCCGTGAACGCGCAGTTTGATGCGGCCGTCCTGGGGCAACCGCTTCTCGGCGATGTTCAGGTGGGCCATGATCTTCAGCCGGCTGACGATCGCCGCCCGGAAGTGGTTCATCTCCGGTGGGGTCGGCTGGCCGACGAGCATGCCGTCGATGCGGTAGCGGATGCGGATGCCGGCCGCCTGCGACTCGATGTGCACGTCGCTCGCGCGGGTCTCGATCGCTTCGAGCAAGATCTCGTTCACGAGCCGCACGACCGACGCCTCGTGGGCGCCGTCGGCCAGTTCCGCGCCGTCGGCGTCGATCTCTTCGAGCAGTTCGACACCGTCTTCGGCCTGCTTCAGAGCCACCAGCCCGCCGACCGTCTCGCTGCCGACGCCGAGCGTCGCCTTGATCCGCTCGGCGATCTTGCGCCGCGGCGCGAGCACCGGCTCGATCGCCAAGCCGAGTTCGGCGCTCAGCTCGTCGAGCGGGTAGACGTCGAACGGGTCGCAGGTGGCGACGACCATCGTGCCGTTGCGTCGCTCGACGGGGAAGAGCGCGTGACGGTGGATCATGCGGTGCGGGAAAGCCGCGAGCAGCTCGGCGTTCACTTCGGTGTGGTCAAGGTCGACCATCTCCACACCGGTCTCGGCTCCCAGGGCCCGCAGCACCCCCTCTTCCTCGGCGAAGCCGCGCTCCACCGCCGCCAGGTCGGGCCGCGCAGCCGTAGCCGCGTCCAGCCTCAGCTCGTCGAGCTGGTCGCGCGTAATCAGCCCGTGCTTGAGAAGAATCTCGCCGGTTTCCATGCAATAGGGCGGGAACAGGAGGGGGGATTAGGGGGGGTCGCTGAGCCTCGGTTCCGTACGTCCCCTGCCGTTTGCTGGGGGCGCCCGAGCGGGCAACCATTTACTTTAACCACCTCACGAGGCCGGTGGCGCCGTTGTTGGGACGAAGATTCCCTAGAAGTTTCAACGTGATCTGTACTTGCCCCATGCCGCCCTGCAACTGTAACCTATTGCCACAAAACAGCTTGCGACCCAACGCCAGCTAATAAGCCTCCCGCATGTCAGCGTCTGCTGACCCGAATCGTCCATGACTTACTCCTCGCAGGTCACGAAGGTACAGATCGCCGAGGATTGGCTGCCCCGTTACACCGGCATGCCCCTCGACGCGTTCGGCGATTACGTCCTGCTAACGAACTTCCGCGACTACGTCGATCGTTTTGCTCGGCAATTCGACTGCGAGGTGTTCGGCAAGAACCGCCCGATGCAGGCCGCGAGCAACGACCACGGGCTCACCATCATCAATTTCGGCATCGGCTCGCCGAACGCCGCGACGATCATGGACCTGCTGACGGCCCGCATGCCCAAAGCGACGCTCTTTCTGGGCAAGTGCGGTGGGCTGAAGCACTCGACCGAGATCGGTCACTTCATCCTGCCGATCGGGGCGATCCGCGGCGAAGGGACCAGCGACGATTACCTGCCGCCCCCCGTGCCCGCCCTGCCCTCCTTCAAATTGCACAAGTTCGTCTCGGAGAAGCTCGTCGAGCAAGGTTTCGACTACCGCACCGGGGTGATCTACACCACCAACCGCCGGGTCTGGGAGCACGACGCGGCGTTCCGCGAGCAGCTGCGTTCGTACACGCCGATCGCGATCGACATGGAGACCGCCACGCTGTTCATCGTGGGACACACGAACCAGATCGCCCGCGGCGCCCTGCTGCTGGTGACCGACGTGCCGACCTCGCCCGACGGCATCAAGACCTCGGAGAGCGACGCCGCGGTCACCCGCGATTGGTCGCAGGTGCATCTCGATCTGGGGATACGCTCGTTGGCCGACATCGAGGAAAAGGGCGAGGAAATCAAGCACTTCCACTACTGAGCAGCGGCTCCGCCGAGCGTGCCGCTGCGGGGCGCGCACGTTGGGCCTTCCCGTTGGGACAACGGAAATCCGAGAGCCCCCGCTAAATCGAGTCCAAAGTTGGACGGATGGGGCTCTACCGTGTTAAGATTTGGCCTAATTCGCGATGCTGGCATGGCCGCTGGCGACGCCGATCCCGCCCCACTCCCCCCCTGCTCAATCCGCCATGCTCACGAAGAAGCCGCGCGGCGC harbors:
- a CDS encoding GspE/PulE family protein → METGEILLKHGLITRDQLDELRLDAATAARPDLAAVERGFAEEEGVLRALGAETGVEMVDLDHTEVNAELLAAFPHRMIHRHALFPVERRNGTMVVATCDPFDVYPLDELSAELGLAIEPVLAPRRKIAERIKATLGVGSETVGGLVALKQAEDGVELLEEIDADGAELADGAHEASVVRLVNEILLEAIETRASDVHIESQAAGIRIRYRIDGMLVGQPTPPEMNHFRAAIVSRLKIMAHLNIAEKRLPQDGRIKLRVHGREVDVRMSVIPMLHGEGIVMRLLDKGRMNFSLQALGMGDRSYEKFSELIRAPHGIVLVTGPTGSGKTTTLYSALTEIRSETTKIITAEDPVEYQLPGINQIQVHSKIGLTFAASLRSILRHDPDVVLVGEIRDHETAENAIQASLTGHMVFSTLHTNDAPSAYTRLVDMGIEPFLVASTIEAVMAQRLVRRLCQDCRQPYEPKQEDLPADFPWDDYKAGGGLLYQPMGCRKCREIGFAGRQGIFELCATTDAVRQLAHDRASSWEIRTAALKDGMRTLRQDAWEKVLLGITTVDEVLRVTKGDRI
- a CDS encoding AMP nucleosidase, with product MTYSSQVTKVQIAEDWLPRYTGMPLDAFGDYVLLTNFRDYVDRFARQFDCEVFGKNRPMQAASNDHGLTIINFGIGSPNAATIMDLLTARMPKATLFLGKCGGLKHSTEIGHFILPIGAIRGEGTSDDYLPPPVPALPSFKLHKFVSEKLVEQGFDYRTGVIYTTNRRVWEHDAAFREQLRSYTPIAIDMETATLFIVGHTNQIARGALLLVTDVPTSPDGIKTSESDAAVTRDWSQVHLDLGIRSLADIEEKGEEIKHFHY